A stretch of Lathyrus oleraceus cultivar Zhongwan6 chromosome 6, CAAS_Psat_ZW6_1.0, whole genome shotgun sequence DNA encodes these proteins:
- the LOC127094382 gene encoding uncharacterized protein LOC127094382, producing the protein MSAKTAKKTASIGPSKSWSKVDMKKMKVREVSESEEDVEEDVPDISPVKRTTMRKSHVNVAVVHLDNISFHLEDGVAKWRFVIQRRVAVERELGKDVVEVKEVMDLIKTVGLVKTVAGLSQCYEGLVKEFIVNIPEDIADKNNKEFCKVFVRGRRVKGAGELEATDNEVCREITARQVKGWPIKKHLPAGKLTVKFMFEQIIKHASTNSMKLPIAFPSMNYGIILSQHPGILSSNDLPSIRNHALSVHYKLFEGSHVEYIVMTSAMKKPASKVEIITELKEMCKELGEGIREAEAHTSNERSAINDEISGNFVSDADEAISSSSSD; encoded by the exons ATGTCAGCTAAAACAGCTAAGAAGACTGCTAGTATTGGTCCttccaaatcttggagcaaggttGATATGAAGAAGATGAAGGTTAGAGAAGTTTCCGAGTCTGAAGaagatgttgaggaagatgtccctgacatctcccctgtGAAGAGGACCACTATGAGGAAGTCCCATGTGAATGTTGCTGTTGTGCATTTGGAtaatatctctttccatcttgaagatggagtTGCCAAATGGAGGTTTGTGATTCAAAGAAGGGTGGCTGTAGAGAGGGAGTTAGGAAAGGATGTTGTTGAagtcaaagaggtcatggacctaatAAAGACTGTTGGGTTGGTGAAGACTGTGGCTGGGTTATCTCAGTGCTATGAGGGTTTGGTTAAGGAATTCATTGTTAACATTCCTGAGGATATTGCTGATAAGAACAACAAGGAATTTTGCAAAGTATTTGTGAGAG GAAGAAGAGTTAAGGGTGCAGGTGAATTGGaagctacagacaatgaggtctgtagagaAATTACAGCAAGGCAGGTGAAAGGGTGGCCTATTAAAAAACATCTTCCTGCTGGGAAGTTGACTGTCAA atttatgtttgaacaaattatCAAGCATGCATCTACTAATTCAATGAAGCTGCCTATAGCCTTTCCCTCTATGAATTATGGGATTATCCTGAGTCAACACCCTGGGATTCTGAGTTCTAATGACTTACCAAGTATAAGAAACCATGCTCTATCAGTGCACTATAAactgtttgaaggcagtcatgtcgaatacattgtcatgacatctgctatgaAAAAACCAGCCTCAAAAGTTGAAATTATTACTGAGCTGAAGGAGATGTGTAAAGAGCTGGgtgaagggataagg gaagctgaagcccacacctctaATGAGAGGTCTGCAATTAATGATGAGATAAGTGGCAATTTTGTTTCTGATGCTGATgaagctataagctcaagctccTCTGATTAG